One Chitinophaga sp. H8 DNA window includes the following coding sequences:
- a CDS encoding MmcQ/YjbR family DNA-binding protein, which translates to MNIEQFRDYCLSLAGVTEEFPFGEQTLVYKVMGKIFALTDIDNFESVNLKCDPEEAVELRERYEGVTPGYHMNKKHWNTVSMEAGIANKLLYEWIRKSYDLVVASLPKKVRESLL; encoded by the coding sequence ATGAATATTGAACAATTCCGCGACTATTGCCTGTCGCTGGCCGGTGTAACAGAAGAATTTCCCTTCGGAGAACAAACCCTGGTATATAAAGTGATGGGAAAGATATTTGCCCTGACAGATATTGACAACTTTGAGAGTGTCAATCTAAAATGCGATCCAGAAGAAGCAGTGGAATTACGGGAAAGATATGAAGGGGTGACACCTGGGTATCATATGAACAAAAAACACTGGAATACTGTGAGTATGGAAGCCGGTATTGCTAATAAGCTGCTATATGAGTGGATCAGAAAATCGTACGACCTGGTAGTAGCCTCTCTTCCTAAAAAGGTCCGGGAATCACTGCTGTAG